A DNA window from Hydrogenothermus marinus contains the following coding sequences:
- the fliD gene encoding flagellar filament capping protein FliD, producing the protein MAGEIYLSGLGNDNFDYQSILQKYQELMSISIQKLQYDQQSLSQKKSAVSEIADQLKAFSDPVSALKSSLTYQTKVADLSNPNIADVSVTTDAVNASYTLTVSQLAKASSYKVGTVSTISDFNATLSGSGTLTINYLKDGTATSYSVDYTGKSLKDIMDDINNNSGDLQASIINLGTSSSPDYQLIITSKNTGTANAITGIDDSANPGDDSAGIFSENSTKTYETVAAQDAQININGIDFTSSTNTFENIITGVSITVNQIGTTDINISNDYQSIQDNIQKIVDTYNSLLDLVQNLTGKDQPLSGESTFLRMVSGIANTILDNLGQYGFIESGATGEHGKLSLDTTKFQEFMNRPDAQTILQDFATQLDTYVNNYIDTTDNISQGYDKQINYINDRIEFTQERINKQIEIMRQQFIKLEVYMSQMQEIQARLAGFTQNSGTSNSSG; encoded by the coding sequence ATGGCTGGAGAAATATATTTAAGTGGTTTAGGAAATGATAATTTTGATTACCAATCAATACTTCAAAAGTATCAAGAGTTAATGTCTATTTCTATTCAAAAACTTCAGTATGATCAACAATCTTTATCTCAGAAAAAAAGTGCTGTTTCAGAAATAGCAGATCAGTTAAAAGCATTTTCTGATCCAGTATCTGCTTTAAAAAGTAGTTTAACATATCAAACTAAGGTGGCAGATTTATCAAATCCTAATATTGCTGATGTTTCTGTAACAACTGATGCAGTAAATGCCTCATATACATTAACTGTTTCGCAACTTGCAAAAGCAAGTAGCTATAAAGTTGGAACAGTAAGTACTATTTCTGATTTTAATGCAACCCTTTCAGGATCAGGTACATTAACAATAAACTATCTTAAAGATGGAACAGCTACCTCTTATAGTGTAGATTATACAGGTAAATCTCTTAAAGATATTATGGACGATATAAATAATAATTCTGGAGATCTCCAAGCTTCTATAATAAATTTAGGAACATCTTCATCGCCAGATTATCAACTTATTATAACCTCAAAAAATACAGGTACTGCTAATGCAATAACTGGCATTGATGATTCAGCAAATCCTGGCGACGATTCTGCAGGTATTTTTAGCGAAAATAGTACAAAAACCTATGAGACTGTAGCTGCTCAAGATGCACAGATAAATATAAATGGTATAGATTTTACAAGTTCAACTAATACATTTGAAAATATTATTACAGGAGTAAGTATAACAGTTAATCAAATAGGGACAACAGACATTAATATAAGTAATGATTATCAATCAATACAAGATAATATACAAAAGATTGTAGATACATATAATTCTCTTTTAGATTTAGTTCAAAATTTAACTGGAAAAGATCAACCTCTTTCTGGAGAAAGTACATTTTTAAGAATGGTTTCAGGTATAGCAAATACTATATTAGATAATCTTGGTCAATATGGATTTATAGAATCTGGAGCTACTGGGGAACATGGGAAATTATCCTTGGATACTACTAAATTCCAAGAATTTATGAATAGACCTGATGCACAAACTATATTACAGGATTTTGCAACCCAATTAGATACTTATGTAAATAATTATATAGACACAACTGATAATATAAGTCAGGGATATGATAAGCAGATAAATTATATAAATGATAGAATAGAATTTACTCAAGAAAGAATAAATAAACAGATTGAAATAATGAGACAACAATTTATAAAACTTGAAGTATATATGTCGCAGATGCAAGAAATACAAGCTAGGTTAGCAGGATTTACACAAAATTCAGGAACATCTAATTCATCAGGATAG
- the fliS gene encoding flagellar export chaperone FliS codes for MTNPYEQYNKYDIETLSSEDALVKAYEELLSALNVVKLAIQENDIKQKATMISKINKALSLFQASLDFEKGGEIAKNLNQIYDFCLQELLKANLNNSTENIDNIIRVLTPIYEGFKEAKEKIK; via the coding sequence ATGACTAATCCTTATGAGCAATACAACAAATATGATATAGAAACTTTATCTTCAGAAGATGCTTTAGTAAAAGCATACGAAGAACTTTTAAGTGCGTTAAATGTAGTAAAATTAGCAATACAAGAAAATGATATAAAACAAAAAGCTACTATGATAAGTAAAATAAATAAAGCATTATCTTTATTTCAAGCTTCTTTAGATTTTGAAAAAGGTGGAGAAATTGCAAAAAATCTTAATCAGATTTACGATTTTTGTCTGCAAGAGCTTTTAAAAGCAAATTTAAATAATAGCACTGAAAATATAGATAATATTATTAGAGTATTAACACCTATTTATGAAGGATTTAAAGAGGCTAAAGAAAAAATAAAATGA
- a CDS encoding cytochrome c: MKKILALVLALSFVSFAGEKKANLKDVMLKMEESTIKILKGFLRNQPNLILEGAEYIKNHPDITQQVLEYAKPERRTEGFKKYTAEFDKFVREEASKIEKYIKNGNKAKASEYFAQMLDRCNGCHAVFRGW, translated from the coding sequence ATGAAAAAGATCCTAGCTTTAGTTTTAGCTTTAAGTTTTGTATCTTTTGCAGGAGAAAAGAAAGCAAATTTAAAAGATGTAATGCTTAAAATGGAAGAAAGTACAATTAAGATATTAAAAGGCTTTTTAAGAAATCAACCAAATCTTATCTTAGAAGGAGCAGAATATATAAAAAATCATCCAGATATTACACAGCAAGTTTTAGAATATGCAAAACCTGAAAGAAGAACAGAAGGTTTTAAAAAATATACAGCAGAATTTGATAAATTTGTAAGAGAAGAAGCATCAAAAATAGAAAAATACATTAAAAACGGAAACAAAGCTAAAGCTTCTGAGTATTTTGCTCAAATGTTAGATAGATGTAATGGTTGCCATGCAGTATTTAGAGGATGGTAA
- the hpt gene encoding hypoxanthine phosphoribosyltransferase, whose protein sequence is MQIKGKDLELLISESEIQRKVKELAEKISKDFQNEELYVVGILKGSFMFFADLVRNINLKLKIDFMQVASYHTSMESSGEVIFVKDLSVDIKDKNVLIIDDIIDTGRTLKALVEALQKRNPKNLKTCVLLDKKERREVDFDADYSGFIIPDKFVVGYGLDWAEEGRNLKEIYCIKD, encoded by the coding sequence TTGCAAATAAAAGGTAAAGATTTAGAGCTTTTAATATCTGAGTCTGAAATTCAAAGAAAGGTTAAAGAGTTAGCAGAAAAAATAAGTAAAGATTTTCAAAATGAAGAACTTTATGTAGTTGGAATTTTAAAAGGTTCTTTTATGTTTTTTGCAGATTTAGTTAGAAATATAAATTTAAAACTTAAAATAGATTTTATGCAAGTTGCTTCATACCATACAAGTATGGAAAGTTCAGGAGAAGTAATATTTGTAAAAGATTTATCAGTAGATATAAAAGATAAAAATGTATTGATTATAGATGACATTATAGATACAGGAAGAACTTTAAAAGCTTTAGTAGAGGCTTTACAAAAAAGAAATCCAAAAAATTTAAAAACTTGTGTACTTTTAGATAAAAAAGAAAGAAGAGAAGTAGATTTTGATGCTGATTATAGCGGCTTTATAATTCCAGATAAATTTGTTGTTGGTTATGGTCTTGATTGGGCAGAAGAAGGAAGAAATTTAAAAGAGATATATTGCATTAAAGATTAA
- a CDS encoding 2-isopropylmalate synthase, whose product MRKLIIFDTTLRDGEQAPGFSMTVEEKVRMAKQLENLGVDVIEAGFAAASKGDFEAVNEVAKEVKDSIVCSLARALHSDIEKAGEALAPTERKRIHTFIATSPIHMEYKLRMTPEQVLEKAVDAVKFARNFTDDVEFSAEDAVRSEREFLYKVLEAVIDAGAKTVNIPDTVGYSIPEEMGQLIADIINNVPNIDKAVISVHCHNDLGLAVANSLAAVKNGAGQVHATINGIGERAGNAALEEVVMAIKVRKDYFKDVYTDINTKEIYKTSRLLCRLTGSFVQPNKAIVGDNAFAHEAGIHQHGLLAKRETYEIMKAEDVGVPSSKIVLGKHSGKHAFKTRLEELGYKNLTDTEIERLFVKFKELADKKKEVFDEDIEALIFDELFKSYEEIKLKQFQIVSGDKAIPTATVKLNIEGEEVISTSCGDGPVDSALKALEKALGVKSRLKDYSIRSLSQGKDAMGEVRVVIDFDGEEVSGKGTSTDIIEASVKAYLDAYNRFKARKAFAEYRIKEGI is encoded by the coding sequence ATGAGAAAATTAATAATATTTGATACAACTTTAAGAGATGGAGAGCAAGCTCCCGGATTTTCTATGACTGTTGAAGAAAAAGTTAGAATGGCAAAACAACTTGAAAATTTAGGAGTTGATGTAATAGAAGCAGGTTTCGCAGCTGCATCAAAAGGTGATTTTGAAGCAGTGAATGAGGTAGCAAAAGAAGTAAAAGATTCTATAGTTTGTTCCTTAGCAAGAGCTTTACATTCAGATATAGAAAAAGCAGGAGAAGCGTTAGCTCCTACAGAAAGGAAAAGAATACACACATTTATAGCAACATCACCTATACATATGGAATATAAATTAAGGATGACTCCTGAACAAGTTTTAGAAAAAGCAGTAGATGCAGTTAAGTTTGCAAGAAATTTTACAGATGATGTTGAATTTTCCGCTGAAGATGCAGTTCGTTCAGAAAGAGAGTTTTTGTATAAGGTTTTAGAAGCAGTAATAGATGCAGGAGCAAAAACTGTAAATATTCCAGATACAGTTGGATATTCTATACCTGAAGAAATGGGACAATTAATAGCAGATATTATAAATAATGTTCCTAATATAGACAAAGCAGTAATAAGTGTTCATTGTCATAATGATTTAGGCCTTGCAGTAGCGAACTCCTTAGCTGCTGTAAAAAATGGAGCAGGTCAAGTACATGCAACAATTAATGGAATTGGTGAAAGGGCAGGAAATGCAGCTTTAGAAGAAGTTGTAATGGCTATAAAAGTTAGAAAAGATTATTTCAAAGATGTTTATACAGATATAAATACAAAAGAAATTTACAAAACAAGTAGATTGCTTTGTAGATTAACAGGTAGTTTTGTGCAACCTAATAAAGCAATAGTTGGAGATAATGCATTTGCCCACGAAGCAGGAATACATCAACATGGTTTACTTGCTAAAAGAGAAACTTATGAGATTATGAAAGCTGAAGATGTAGGAGTACCATCTTCAAAAATTGTGCTTGGTAAACATTCAGGAAAACATGCTTTTAAAACAAGACTTGAAGAACTTGGATATAAAAATCTAACTGATACAGAGATAGAAAGACTATTTGTAAAATTTAAAGAGCTTGCAGATAAGAAAAAAGAAGTTTTTGATGAAGATATTGAAGCTTTAATATTTGATGAGTTATTTAAATCTTATGAAGAAATAAAATTAAAGCAGTTTCAGATAGTAAGTGGAGATAAAGCTATACCAACAGCAACAGTAAAACTAAATATCGAAGGGGAAGAAGTAATTTCAACTTCATGCGGTGATGGGCCAGTAGATAGCGCTTTAAAAGCTTTAGAAAAAGCATTAGGGGTAAAAAGTAGATTAAAAGATTACTCTATAAGATCTTTAAGTCAAGGAAAAGATGCTATGGGAGAAGTTAGAGTTGTTATTGATTTTGATGGAGAGGAAGTATCAGGGAAAGGAACTTCTACTGATATTATAGAAGCAAGTGTAAAAGCTTATTTAGATGCTTATAATAGATTTAAAGCAAGAAAAGCTTTTGCAGAATATAGAATAAAGGAGGGTATTTAA